The sequence below is a genomic window from Lentimicrobium saccharophilum.
GCAACCCGTGGTGCTGGGCCAGGGCCATCAGGTTCCACACCGATTCACCAGGCACGGCATTGCGGTGGGCATATTTCCTGAAGTTGCGCAACAGATGACGTTCCAGATCGCTGTATGGCCCTTCAAGGCGCATCAGGCTTGTTTTCAGCTCATAACGCGCATCCGACAACCCCCTGAAAATAAAAGAGGAACGGAACCTTCCCAGGCGCTGATCATATGCATCGCGAAAGAGCAGATCCTGTAATTCTATCCAGCTGTTGGCGGTTAGGTCGTTGAGCATATCGTTGATGTGTTTAGGTGTTCGGGTACGCAGGTGCTCGGGTGTGCTGGTGTTTGGGTGCGCTGGTACCGGGTATGACCATGAAGCAGGTTTTTCCGGAGATTAATCATTCGGCCCGAAACCATCCGGCCAGGATTGCATCCCGGAGCCGGCAATTTCAGAAGGTCGACCTCATGGCTTCTACCGGATCGAGTCGCGAAGCCGACCAGGCAGGCAGGAAACCCGACACAAGTCCGATGAACGCTGAAACACTGACACCAAGAATAATATTTCCTGCCGTCAGTATCAGATTCATGTCAAAAGCGGCAGAAATGGCCAGGGTGATTACAAAAATAATCAGCAGACCTACAATCCCGCCGAAAAGGGAGAGAAACACCGCTTCGAACAAAAACTGCAGCAAAATAAAATAGTTTTTTGCGCCCATGGCTTTCTGAATCCCGATTTGCGCAGTACGTTCCTTTACTGAAACAAACATTATGTTGGCTATTCCAAAGCCTCCGACCAGCAGCGAAAAACCGCCAATGATCCATCCAACCAGCGAGATCACGCTGAAAAGACTGTCAAAGCCTTGCGAAATCACGCTGGTTTCGTTGATGGCAAAATCGTCTTCCACACCGGGCTTAAGCTTTCGTACCGAACGCATAATACCGGTAAGCTCATCCCGGAGTTCATCATTGCTGACCTGGGGCTTAGCCCTGACCATAATAGCCGCGCCGAGATTGTCGCGTTTAAGGTCAATGAAATTCCGTGCAAAGTTCACCGGCAGAATCACCTGATCGTCATTGGAATCGCCGAAGTTTACGTTGCCTTCCTTTTTGAGCAAGCCGATCACTTCAACCTTTTGTCCGAATACCTTGATGCGCTGCCCTACAGGGTTGGGTATGGTAAAAAGGTTTTTCACGATATCGCTTCCTATGATGGCTACCGGCCGGCCTCCTGCCGATTCTTCGGTGGTAAAATACCGCCCTGTCGTGAATTCGATGGGGGTTACATCGCTGTATTCGTGTGATACAGCAACGATGGTGGCGTTTTCGACCGCCGCATTTTCAAACTTAACGGTCCTGTTAAGTGCCACCATGTATCCGCTGGCCTCCGTGGCCTGGCTCCTGCGCTGAATCTCGGCCAGGTCGGTCATGGAGGGCTCCGGGCGTTTCATATATTTCCACCAGGGATAATCACTTCCACCAAAGGCCCATGGCCATTTCTGAACATATAACACATTGCTGCCCAATGTATTTATACTATCTCGTATGGTCCTCTCCACCGAATCGAAAACCGTAAAAACTGAAATAATGGAGAAGATGCCGATGGTGATACCCAGGAGTGAAAGCAGGGTGCGAACTTTATTCACAACAATGGCCGTAAGCGCGAACATGTAGCTTTCACGGATAAGCCGGATAAATATCAGCGATCTTTTCATCAGTATAGCTCTGAGGGTTGGTAAAGGTAAGAAAAATCAGAATCAGGGAATCCTTGAGTTCAAAATTACAGGCTTTCCGCTTATACTGCAGAAGTTTGAGATAAATGTGACAGCCACAAACTATATGACAGGAAAAATTGCTGAAGATTTTACCTGTTAACCAATAACAGACAGGTGGTTCCATGGTCCGACCAATTCCGGAGAGGGAAGTGCAACACCTGACAGATCAATCCTACCTGCCATTACCGGGAAGTCCGGGCAAGTTTAATGTTTTATTGTATAAATCTTTTCAACTGAACGATTTCATCCTTGCAAACTCAGCCGATTTTTAATAAACTTGCACAGCCGTAAAGAGCGGGATGCTTTTCCGGTATTACTTTGTATTACTGACAAATACACTACGTTGTAATTGATCACATTTAGTAATCCTACCGCTTCAATCAGGGAGAATAAAATATGAGCGAAAAAAAACAGATCAGGTCGGCCCTGATATCGGTGTATCATAAAGACGGCCTTGAACCGGTCGTAAAGTTATTGAATCATTGCGGTGTTGCCATATATTCCACCGGGGGAACCCACAGGTTTATTGAATCGCTGGGCATTCCGGTACAAACAGTAGAATCGCTGACCGATTATCCCTCCATTCTCGGAGGAAGGGTAAAGACGCTTCACCCAAAGGTATTCGGTGGCATTCTGGGCCGTCGCGACAACATCGCTGATCAGTCAGAAATGCAGCAATACGGCATTCCGCCCTT
It includes:
- a CDS encoding ABC transporter permease, with product MKRSLIFIRLIRESYMFALTAIVVNKVRTLLSLLGITIGIFSIISVFTVFDSVERTIRDSINTLGSNVLYVQKWPWAFGGSDYPWWKYMKRPEPSMTDLAEIQRRSQATEASGYMVALNRTVKFENAAVENATIVAVSHEYSDVTPIEFTTGRYFTTEESAGGRPVAIIGSDIVKNLFTIPNPVGQRIKVFGQKVEVIGLLKKEGNVNFGDSNDDQVILPVNFARNFIDLKRDNLGAAIMVRAKPQVSNDELRDELTGIMRSVRKLKPGVEDDFAINETSVISQGFDSLFSVISLVGWIIGGFSLLVGGFGIANIMFVSVKERTAQIGIQKAMGAKNYFILLQFLFEAVFLSLFGGIVGLLIIFVITLAISAAFDMNLILTAGNIILGVSVSAFIGLVSGFLPAWSASRLDPVEAMRSTF